Genomic segment of Ralstonia pickettii:
TTCCACGTAGGCGCGGATGTCTTCTGCCATCGCAAGGACCATCGGCTGACTTTGCAGGAAATCGATGACGGGCTGATCGCGGCCCGTGAGTGGGCGCAATTGCGTGTCGTAGTACGGGTTGGGCAGTGAACGCACGTCGAAGACGAGATCGGCGTCGGTCGGCACGCCATGCTTGAAGCCGAACGATTCGAACATCAACGTGATGTCGTGCGGCTCGTCGCTGATGAATTCTTTGATGTACGCGCGCAAGGCGTTGGTGCGCAGCGTGCTGGTGTCGATGCGATGTGCCGGATCGGCGAGCGGGCTGAGCAACTCCCGCTCCATCTCGATCGCTTCGATCAGCGAGGTGTCGAGACCCTTGGCGGCGGCCTGAACATTGGCGGCGGCATCCGGGCGGCCGTTACGGATCGACAGCGGATGCCTGCGGCGCGTCTCGGAATAGCGCTGCACCAGCGCGTTCGTGCTCGCCGTCAAAAACAGCATGCGAACGTCGTGTTCCTTGCGCAGCACGGTGACCGTCTCGGGCACCTTGCGCAGTGACTCACGGCTGCGGATGTCAGTGGCCACGCCAAGATGCGTATAACCCTGGTCCGCCAGATAGCGCGCCAGTTCGGGGATGAACTGCGCGGGCAGGTTGTCGACGCAGTAGTAACCTGCGTCTTCGAGTACGTTCAGGGCGACCGATTTCCCTGAACCCGACATACCGGTGATGAGAATGATCCGCATGCCGCGAGGATAGCATCCCTGTATTGCAAAGCAGCGACCAACAAAAAAGGCGACCGATCCGGCCGCCTTTGTTTAAGCGAGGCTAAGGGAACGCTCAGCCTTTCGAGAGGCACTCTTTCTGGGCGTTCTTGTACTCGTCGCCCTTCTTGCCCTTGTTGGCCTTGGAGCAGGCCGCCATCTTTTCCTGCTGCGTCATCGGCTTGGCGGCAGCTGCCGGCTTGTCCGACAGGCAGCCTTTCATGAAAGCCTTACGCTCGTCGCCTTTCTTGCCGGCGGCGTCCATGTTGCATTGCTTCATCTTGTCCTGCTGCGAATTCTTGGCTGCTGGGGCGGTCGGCGCGGCTGCGGGTGCGCTGCCTTGGGCGAAAGCCTGGCCGGCCAGGAACGGGAGCGCCAGGGCGCAAGCGGCAATCAGTTGTTTCATCGTCGTATTCTCCTTGGTACCGTCAGAAGAGCCGGCGGAAAAAGCCGCCGCGCTCGCGATGAACGCCGCCGCGTGTGTGCTCGGCGCATTCCCTCCCACAACGGGGAGGCCGCACGTCGGGTTGACGTTTCGCAGCGAAAACTAGGGTAAACCGGTCTGAATACGAAACTTTGTGGCGGCTTTGTTAAAGCAGGCGGCCCTGGGGCGAGTGGGATGCGGCTTCGGCTTGCATGGCGGCGCGTTGGCGGTCCATGAAGTCGCGCAACGTATCGATGCCGCGCAGGCGCAGGATCGTGTTGCGCACGGCGGCCTCGACCAGCACGGCCAAGTTGCGGCCGGCCGCCACCTGGATCTTCACCATGTGGATTGGCAACCCGAGTACGTCGAGGTACTGCGAGTCGAGCGGCAGGCGCTCGAATTCGCCATCGTTGCGGCGCACGAGTTGGACGATCAGCTTGATCTTCATCTTCCGGCGCACAGCCGTCTCACCGAAGATCGTCTTGATGTCGAGCAACCCCAGTCCGCGCACTTCCAGCAGATTCTGCAGCAGCGGCGGGCAGCGACCTTCGATGAAGTCTGGCCCCAGGCGGACAAAATCGACAGCATCGTCGGCCACCAAGCCATGACCGCGCGAGATCAGTTCCAGGCCCAATTCGCTTTTACCGAGGCCCGAATCGCCCATGATCAGCACGCCCATGCCCAGGATGTCGAGAAACACCCCGTGCATCGTCACGCGCGGTGCCGAGATGCGCGAGAGGTACAAGCGCAGATGATCGATGACGGCAGCCGAGGAAATCGGCGACGTGAACAGCGGCGTGGACGAGCGCGTGCAGCGTAGCTCCAGGTCAGGGGGCGGATCCACTCCATCGGCCACCACCAGAAAGGGCGGCTCCAGCAGGATCAACTCGCCCATCTGGCGCTTGCGGTTTTCTTCCGAAAGACGCTGGTAGTAGGTGATCTCGGGCTTGCCGAGCACCTGGATGCGGTTCGGGTGGATGAGGTTCAAATGTCCGACCAGGTCGGCAGCAGAGGTCGCTTCCTTCGCGAAATCCACGTCGAACGCGCGGTCGGCGCCCTCCAGGCCTGCGACCCACGACAGCTTAAGATCGGCTGCGTTGTCGTCAAAGATCGATTGGGCGATGACGCCGGTCAGTTCCATAGCAAGGCACGGTGGTGCCGACGGTGCATGGCGCGTTCGCAATCGGTTGCGCTTGCCCCCGATTGCGCTGCGATCAGGGCCGCCAGTCGGTCAGTAGCTGGTGAATCGCCTCGGGCGACGGCAGGGTGGCGAGGCCTTCGCGCATGTCGCGGTCGGACAGCAGCTGGGCGATTTCAGACAGGATTTCCAGATGCTGCTGGGTCGCCTGTTCCGGCACCAGTAGGAAAATCAGTAGTGAGACAGGTTTGCCGTCAGGCGACTCGAAGGGCACCGGTTCGGACAGGCGCATGAAAGCTGCCAGCGGTTGTTTGAGCCCTTTGATGCGGCCGTGCGGGATCGCCACGCCGGCGCCCAGGCCCGTGGAGCCTAGCGACTCGCGCGCAAACAGGTTGTCGGTGACAACTGCGCGCGTCACGCCGTGGTTGTTCTCGAACAGCAGGCCGGCCTGTTCAAATACCCGCTTCTTGCTGGTTACGCTGACGTCGAGGGCAATGTTCCCGGGCGGCAGCAGTTTGGCCAAGCGATTCATGTGCAATGCGTGAAATGAGCGGCGTCCTTCTGCACCAAGATGGCGCACGGACAATCGGGTCATTATAGACCACGCGCCGCGCGGCTTTGTGCGGCGCACTAGAGGTGCACCGCGCAGGGCAGAGAAGCGAATCCCCCAGGGCTGCAATCGGCCGGTGCCGGAAATGTGCTCCTGGCATCGACCCTGTTTTTGCCAGCATCGCGCCAAAAGCCGCGCCACGCCAGCGTTCATACTTTCGTCAGATTTTAGCCCGACTTAAATCGGTTGCAATCGGATTCGTCACGAATGCACCCCCACATAAAAAAACCGCGCCACCTCGGGGCGCGGTTTCTGTGGTGCGGTCTTGCTATTGCTGCATCTGCACGGCTTGGAAGGCCTGATGCTTCATGCTGTCGCGATCGTGCCCTTGCACGCGGTCCTTGTATTTGATCACTTGCCGGTCGAGCTTATCGACGAGTAGGTCGATGGCCGCATAAAGATCTTCATGGTGTGATTCGACGAAGACATCCTTACCCTTGAGGTGCAGGTTGATTTCCGCGTACTGACGCCGATCCTTC
This window contains:
- the rapZ gene encoding RNase adapter RapZ; protein product: MRIILITGMSGSGKSVALNVLEDAGYYCVDNLPAQFIPELARYLADQGYTHLGVATDIRSRESLRKVPETVTVLRKEHDVRMLFLTASTNALVQRYSETRRRHPLSIRNGRPDAAANVQAAAKGLDTSLIEAIEMERELLSPLADPAHRIDTSTLRTNALRAYIKEFISDEPHDITLMFESFGFKHGVPTDADLVFDVRSLPNPYYDTQLRPLTGRDQPVIDFLQSQPMVLAMAEDIRAYVEKWLPSFIADNRSYLTVAIGCTGGQHRSVYIAERLATYFRAHGNVLVRHRELAVDG
- a CDS encoding PsiF family protein — protein: MKQLIAACALALPFLAGQAFAQGSAPAAAPTAPAAKNSQQDKMKQCNMDAAGKKGDERKAFMKGCLSDKPAAAAKPMTQQEKMAACSKANKGKKGDEYKNAQKECLSKG
- the hprK gene encoding HPr(Ser) kinase/phosphatase; this encodes MELTGVIAQSIFDDNAADLKLSWVAGLEGADRAFDVDFAKEATSAADLVGHLNLIHPNRIQVLGKPEITYYQRLSEENRKRQMGELILLEPPFLVVADGVDPPPDLELRCTRSSTPLFTSPISSAAVIDHLRLYLSRISAPRVTMHGVFLDILGMGVLIMGDSGLGKSELGLELISRGHGLVADDAVDFVRLGPDFIEGRCPPLLQNLLEVRGLGLLDIKTIFGETAVRRKMKIKLIVQLVRRNDGEFERLPLDSQYLDVLGLPIHMVKIQVAAGRNLAVLVEAAVRNTILRLRGIDTLRDFMDRQRAAMQAEAASHSPQGRLL
- the ptsN gene encoding PTS IIA-like nitrogen regulatory protein PtsN, translated to MNRLAKLLPPGNIALDVSVTSKKRVFEQAGLLFENNHGVTRAVVTDNLFARESLGSTGLGAGVAIPHGRIKGLKQPLAAFMRLSEPVPFESPDGKPVSLLIFLLVPEQATQQHLEILSEIAQLLSDRDMREGLATLPSPEAIHQLLTDWRP
- the hpf gene encoding ribosome hibernation-promoting factor, HPF/YfiA family, which translates into the protein MNFKLSGHHLDITPALREYVETKLERVIRHFDQVIGVSVLLSVDNHKEKDRRQYAEINLHLKGKDVFVESHHEDLYAAIDLLVDKLDRQVIKYKDRVQGHDRDSMKHQAFQAVQMQQ